The Rhodopirellula halodulae genome includes the window AGGTGATCGCTGGTCGCGTCGCGGAGCTTGCGGAACGCCAAGTCACCGCCGAGGAAGTGAAACGGCAATTGCCGCTGGCCCGAGCTTTGTTTGCTCAGTTGTTAGCCGACGAAATCATGCTGACGCTGGAGAACGCGGATGCGGCCGCGATTCAAGAAGAGATCCAGCGACTGGGGCTGAAAAAAGCATTCGCCGGTTTGCGGGTGAAGTCTTAGCGACTGAGCGTCTCAACCATCCACGCCGTGAACCTTCGGCCACTCAACGGGGTTTCGCGTTTTCTTGAGTCGAATTCTTCACTTTCGACAAAAAAAGAGATTTGATACCGTCGGCGAAGCGTTGCAGCGAGGAAGCTGCCGCCCGCACCTTGATTGATTGAGCCCGAAGGAACGACCGTCAATGCAGTCTTTGACGCGCTACCGAGATTTGGTGTTGCCGATTGGCATCATCGCTTGTTTGGTGGTGATTCTCGTGCCTTTGCCGCCGTTCTTGATGGACCTGTTGTTGGCCACCAACATCACCGTCGGGGTGATCGTTTTGCTGACCACGGTCTACGTGGCCACTCCGCTGGAATTCAGCATCTTTCCGTCGTTGTTGTTGGCGACCACGTTGGCTCGATTGGTGCTAAACGTCGCCACGACGCGGCTGATTTTGACCAGCACCGAGTCTGGCAATGGTGCTGCCGCGGGCGGTGTGATTCAAGGTTTCGGCGAGTTTGTCGCGGGAGACCGGATTGAGATCGGAATCATCATCTTTGTGATCATCGTGTTGATTCAGTTCATCGTGATCACCAAAGGTGCCACACGAATCAGTGAAGTTGCCGCGAGATTCGCGTTGGACGGGATGCCCGGCCGACAAATGGCGATCGATGCGGACATGAACGCCGGTCTGATCGACGAAAAAGAGGCTCAGCGTCGCCGCGAAGAAATCGCCAACCAAGCGGACTTTTATGGGGCCATGGATGGTGCCAGCAAGTTTGTTCGCGGGGATGCGATCGCGGGGATCGTGATCACGTTGGTCAACGTGGCCGGCGGGCTCTATATCGGCGTGATGCGGTACGAAATGACCGTTTCAGAAGCCGCCCAATTGTTCACCAAACTGACCATCGGTGACGGTTTGGTCAGTCAGGTTCCCGCCCTGTTGATCTCGCTGGCCGCCGGTTTGTTGGTCACGCGAAGTGCTCGCAAAGCCAGCCTGCCTGAACAGTTTTTGCAGCAGTTGTTCAGCAACCCCAAAGCATTGGCCGTGGCTGGTGGATTTCTTTCGCTGTTGATTCTGACCAGCTTGCCAGCACTTCCCATGGCAACCTTGGGAGCCAGTTGCATCGGTTTGGCGGTCGTCATGAACCGTCAAAACAAACAGAGCGAACAAGACGAGCTGGCCGCGGAAGAAGCCGAACAAGCCGCCGCATCGGCACCGCCAGAAAAACGAGTGGAAGACTTTCTGAACGTTGACCCCATGGAGTTGGCGATCGGTCTGGGGTTGCTTTCGTTGGCCGACCCAAATCGCGGTGGCGACTTGATGCAGCGAATCACCGGTGTGCGGCACTCCATCGCCGGTGACATTGGGATTGTGCTGCCAAAGGTCCGCATTCGCGACGACATGAACCTGCATGACTACGAGTATGAGATCCGTATTGCCGGGAACCCACTGTCGAAACAACGCGTGCTTCCCGATCGTTTGCTAGCAATCGACAGCGGCCACACCACGGGTGTGATCGAAGGTGAACCAACGAAGGATCCGACTTTCGGCGAACCAGCGGTTTGGATCGATCCCATTCGTCGTGAGCAAGCGGCCATCTACGGATACACCACCGTGGAACCGGCCGCGGTTTTGGCGACTCACTTGCAAGAACTGGCACGGCGGCACGCGGATGAACTGCTGACTCGCGACGCCACCAAACACTTGGTGGATGAATTGAAAGAAGCCGCTCCGGCGGTGGTTGATGAATTGATCCCGAATGTGTTGAAGGTCAGCGACGTTCAACAAGTCTTGCAAACACTGCTTCGAGAAGACGTGCCCATTCGGCAATTGGCGATCATCCTGGAGACACTTGGCGATCACGCTGGACGGACCAAGGATCCCATTTGGCTCAGTGAGTACGTCCGTCATCGTTTGGCTCGCACCATCAGCACTCGTTATCGAGACGAGCTGGGGCAGTTGCACGTGATCGCGTTGGAGCCAGCCATGGAAGACCGCATCGCGGCCGGTATCGAACATACAGAGCGTGGACTTTTTGTCCGGATGAGCCCACAAGCCGTGGACTCGACTTGCGACAAAATCTCCAAAGCCGTTAAGAAACTAATCACGCTGGGACATACTCCGGTGATTTTGGTCAGTCCTCGCATTCGTCCGGGACTACGTCAGATCATCGCTGGAACGATGCCCCGCGTTCGTGTTCTTTCGTACAACGAGATCACGCAAGACACGAAAATCCAGTCACACGGCGTGGTGAGTGATTGATGCATATCCGAACCTTCCGAGCAGCGAATCTGCAAGCGGCGCTTGCCGACATCCGAGAACAAATGGGCCCGGACGCCTCCGTGCTTCATACGCGACAGGTGCGTAACGGCTGGATGGGATGGTTGGGACGCACGCATGTGGAAGTCACCGCCGGTCTGCACGGCACGTCCGCCGCTGGTTCGTCCTCGACGGATGCCGCTGCGTCGCCGGCCAATCACGACATGGAGTCGCACGGTCCGGCCGATGTACGATCCATCGCAACAGGAACCGCCGCCGCAGCGTACGGTGCGAATTCAGGAACACCCAGTGGTTCGGCCTATCAAACTGTGAACTTGGGCGGGCAACATTCGCCATCACCGATGCATCACGATGGGGCAGGGCAGGGCGGTCGAATGGGATCGGCCTATGGCAATGCCGAGATGACTCCCGCGGAAGCACTGCAACTGCGATTGCTTCAGTCGGGGGTGGAAGAGAACACCGCACGACGTTGGATCGCGTCCGCATCCAGCTTTGCCGCCGGGATCGCACAAACTGATTCCGGGCCTCAAAACGATTTGCGTTGGCTGGAACACCTGCAGCGTGCGGTGGCTCGTGAATTGAATTTATGTGGACCCATTCGCACGCAACCCGGCGACCGCCATGTGGTCGCGCTCGTTGGGCCGACTGGCGTGGGGAAAACAACCACGGTCGCGAAACTTGCGGCTGGTTTCCGTATCGAAGCCCGACGTCGAGTGGGGCTGCTGACGATCGATACCTATCGCATTGCCGCGGTGCAACAACTGAAGGCATATGCCGAAATCATGGATCTGCCCATGCAGGTCGTTGAAAAACCCGAACAGATGGAGTCGGCGCTCACCGCTTTGGGCGACGTCGATTTGGTGTTGATCGATACTGCAGGACGAAGTCCCCGCAGCGACGCTCGCATCGAACAACTCACTGAGTTTCTGAGGGCGGCTCATCCGGACGAAACGCACTTGGTTTTGAGTGCGACCAGTTCGGGCGAGAATATCCGCACAACGCTCGAAGGCTTTGCGCCGGTGCGAGCCAACGCGGTCACGTTGACCAAGCTTGATGAGACGCCATGCACCGCGCCCGTGTTGGCGGCGCTGACGAGCAGTTCTTTGTCGGCTGGACAACGCATCGTGGCGCCGCCGCTGAGCTATCTGACCAATGGACAACAGGTCCCCGATGACATCGCCGTCGCCGATGCGGCTGGCTTGGTGGCACAGTTGTTGCCGCACGTGCCGACCACCGGGATGGAAGCGATGGGTTACGAGACAATGGAAGGGTACGAATCATTGCACTACGGCGAGGCGGCTTAATTTCAAAGAAATTGACTGAAGTATCAACGGGAAGCTGACCGATACTCAGAACTGCGACGGCACGCGATCGACGAAAGCCACTTGAGACTTTTTTTGAAGCGTCCGTTTAACGAGTTTGGGATAGAAGAATTCGACCCGTTTTTATTTTCTGGCCAGCCTTCACTGTCTGGATGATGACGTGACCCGATCATTGGCTCTCTCACTTGGTTCTCTCGCGATGGGACTGGTTGTCCTGCGAGGCCTGTGGAACGGAGAGATGGCGGAAACCGTCGCTGCCGAAGCGATCGGAACGTTGATTATCTTCATGGGCATCGGAGGATTGGCAGGAGCCATTGCGGATCATTTGATTCGAGACGGCGTGGAAGATTTGTATCGCAAACGAGTGAAGTGGTTTCAGAATGGAGTCGCCGAATTGGGACTCGATGATGAAACCCAACCAACCGACCAAGGGACGACCCAACGTTGACGGCACGGAAGCTGGCTGACGGGATCGTTCGCAACACACACCAAGACTTATTTCATTGCTGATGACGGACACGTGTCGCGATTGCGGTGCGAAGAAGACTTTGGCAATCAGTGATCATCACGGAGGATTCGATGCCGGCTACCGCAACTGCTGACGACCCGATCTTGAAGGTATGGAGTTCTTTCAAAGCAACAACGAAGGACGCGCCTGACTACGAGCCGCTGCGGAACCAGTTGGTCGAGCGTTACATGCAATTGGTTCGCTACAACGGCGAACGCATCTGGCAACGTCTTCCCGATGGAGTTGAGCTGGATGACTTGATCAGTGCCGGCATGTTTGGGCTGATGGACGCTATCGATGCTTATGACACCGAACGCGGCGTGAAGTTCGAAACTTTCTGCGTGCCCCGAATTCGCGGAGCCATGCTCGACGAACTTCGCAAGATGGACTGGGTGCCTCGTTTGGTGCGCAGCAAAGCCAGCAAACTGGCCACCGCAACCAAGACTTTGGAAACCAAACTTGGTCGCGCTCCAACCGTCCAAGAGCTGTCGGTCCACATGGAGATCGACGTCAAAGAAGTCGAAAAGATGCAAACCGAGGCCAACGCGGTGGGCGTCGTTTCGCTGAACAAGAAGTGGTACGAAACGGACAGCTACAAGGACGTCCGTGAAATTGACATTTTGGAAGACAAGAAGGGCGAAGACCCCACCCGTCGCGTCCAAAAGAATGACCTGATGCGTTTGGTCACCAAAGGGTTGAACCGCAACGAACGCCTGATCATCATTCTGTACTACTATGAAGAGCTGACCATGAAAGAGATCGGGGCCACGTTGGACCTCTCGGAATCTCGCGTCAGCCAAATGCACACCGCGATCGTCAACCGTTTGCAACAGCAACTCGGCGTGCGTCGCCTAGAATTCGGGGCCTAAGACCTCCATGCGTATCGCCCATGTGATCACCCGAATGATCATTGGCGGCGCGCAAGAAAACACGTTGCATAATTGCCAAGACCTCGTTCACCTGCATGGGGACGAGGTCTTGCTCATTACCGGGCCAGCCGTTGGACCGGAGGGAGACTTGTTGCGGGATCGCACGCCGGTTGCCGCTGCGGACACAGGTCCCCGGGGTAGGGCAGGGCGGTTCGATCTGGACGGTCTGCCGATTCAGTTGATTGATTCCCTGAGACGCAACATTCATCCAGTCCACGACTGGAAAGCAGCTCGCGAATTGCGGCGGGTTTTGCATGAGTTGGATCCGGATGTGGTTCACACCCACAGTGCCAAGGGTGGCTTGCTCGGTCGGTATGTTGGCTGGGGCCTGAAACGTCGGACGACCGGCAAACGACCGGTGGTTGTGCACACGGTTCATGGCGCTCCTTTCCACGATTATCAATCCAAATCGGCTCACGACTTCTTCGTTCGCTGCGAACGCTGGGCCGCCGCTCGCTGCCACAAATTGATCTCCGTTGCCGATGCGATGACAGATCTGATGGTCGACGCCGGCGTTACACATCGCGATAAGTTTGTGACCATTCACAGCGGGATGAATGTCGATCCGTTTGTCCATGCGACGGACCATCGCGAACGAATTCGCACCCAGTTTGGTTTGCGAGAGGAACATGTTGTGGTCGGGAAGGTGGCTCGCCTTTTTCATTTAAAAGGTCATGCCGACTTGATCGCTGCCGCGAAGCAGGTCGCGGACTCGCATCCAAACGTTCGTTTTCTGCTGGTTGGCGATGGTATCCTCCGAGAGGAATTGCAGCAGCAAATCGCGACGCTGGGTTTGCAGGAGCATTTCATTTTCGCGGGTCTGGTGCCGCCATCCGAAGTTCCCGCCATGATCGGAGCGATGGACGTGCTCGTTCATGCGTCTTATCGCGAAGGATTGGCACGAGCGCTTCCGCAAGCCTTGATCGCGGGACGACCAGCAATCAGCTACGACATCGACGGCGCCCGCGAAGTGGTGATCGACGACGAGACGGGTTACTTAGTCGGGGCAGGGCAGATTGGTCCGCTGGCGGATCGGATCGGTCGATTGGTCGGGGACTCGGAACTTCGGCATCGAATGGGAGCCGAGGGACATCGACGCTTCACCGATTTGTTCCGGCACCAAACCATGACTCAGCGGATTCGTGATCTGTATCAGGAACTCTGCGACCAGCACGGCTGACTGAACCGAGTAGTTCGCGTTCGCGAAAGCACCATATCTCAAATGAGCCGTCTCGTCGGAGCAGGGCAGGGTGTTCCGAAAATCGGGCCGCTAACACCGCTCGTCGGGGTGGGCCGAGACAGCTGACCGGGGCAAACACACGTCTTTCGGCTGTGGGGGAGGTTGGACTATCATGCGAAGCCACAAAATCGTTTTGATCGTTCAACTCGATGGTTCCGCTTCCGACACGCCCCAGCCGCTCGATGTCCAAATCACGCGACTTTTTAGGCCCCTACCGACTCGCTCGTCTGATCCGGATCGGATCGACCGCCGAAGTTTGGGAAGCGATCGACGAGGGCGACCAAAAGCGATACGCGTTGAAAATCCTGCGGCAATCGGTTTCCAACGATAAAGCGGAGTTGGCTTCGCTGAAGCACGAATACAACGTGGGGAAATCGCTGACCAGCCCGCGGATCATCAAGATGATCGATCACCGGGTCGAAAATGGACGACCGTTTCTCGTCCTGGAATTGTTCAGCGAAATGAACATGAAGCAGGCGCTTCGCAAGGGACCGGATTCGCTGGCTTACATGCTCGACAAGATCATCGAGCAAGCCGCCGAAGGCCTGTATTACATGCACACCAAGAACTGGATCCACCGCGATATCAAACCGGACAACTACCTGGTGTCCGAAACGGGGGAGACCAAGCTGATTGACTTCACGATCAGCGAGCCGAAGCGGACCGGTTTGAGCAAGATGTTCTACAAAGCCAAGAACATCCAAGGCACGCGAAGCTACATGGCACCCGAGCAAATTCGCGGCAAGCTCTGCGACGAGCGCAGCGACATCTACTCGTTCGGTTGTGTGCTGTTTGAAGCCTGCACCGGCAAGCCACCGTACACCGGACAGACGCCAAACGATTTGCTCTCGAAGCACCTTTCGGCGTCGATCCCCAGCCCGATTGTCTACAACGACAACGTGACCAAAGAGTTTGCTGATCTGGTCAAAAGCATGATGGCCAAATCGCCTGATGCGAGACCGCCGTCGGTGTGGGAATTTCTGAAAGTGTTCCGCAACATGCAAATTTGGCGGAAGCGACCACGGCGTCCGGAAGTCAGTGTCTTCGACAACGACGGCTCGATGAAGTCACCCGAAGACATGATCAAACGCCCCGAACAAACTAGCGACGAAGAAGAGGATACCTGAGCGATGGCTGGCCCCGGATTGGAATTTGAAAACGAAATCGCGGACCTGGAAGAGCAAATTGCGTCGCTCGAACGGAACACCGATCGAAGCGAAGAAATTGACTCAGCGATTCGTTCGTTGCGATTGGCTCGTGTTGCCAAACTGAAAGAAACGTACGCATCGTTGGATCCTTGGCAAACGGTCCAAGTGGCTCGTCATAAGAATCGTCCTTACACGCGCGATTACCTCAATTTGGCGTTTGACGAATTCGTCGAGTTGCACGGTGACAAGCATTTTGGCGACGACCGAGCGATGCTGACGGGCTTTGCAAAACTGGATCGTTTCAAAGTCATGGTGATCGGTCACCAAAAAGGAAGGACTTACAAGGAACGTGCGGCTTGTCACTTTGGTTGCGCTCATCCGGAAGGTTACCGCAAGGCCATGGTGAAAATGAAAATGGCCGAGAAATATCGCTTGCCGGTCATTTGTTTCATTGACACGCCCGGAGCGTATCCTGGGATCGGGGCCGAAGAGCGCGGGCAGGCTCAGGTGATCGCCGAGAGCATGTTCATGATGAGTGATCTGAAAACGCCGGTCATCTGCGTCGTGATCGGCGAAGGCGGATCCGGCGGCGCCCTCGGAATCGGAGTTGGCGACCGTGTGGCCGTTTTGCAGCACGCGTACTACAGCGTCATCAGTCCGGAAGGCTGTGCGGGAATTCTTTGGAAGAGCCACGAACACGCACCCAAAGCCGCCGCCGCGTTGCGGTTCACCAGCGATCATTTGAAGCGACTCGGCGTAGTCGATGACGTGCTCGAAGAACCGCTCGGCGGAGCCCATCGTGACCATCACCAAATGGCTTCGCGGATGAAGACTTATCTGTCGCGACAGTTGTCAGAGTTGGAAGACATTCCGACCGATCAATTGCTCCAGCAACGCTACGAGAAGTTCCGTCGCATCGGCGTGTTCTTGGAAGAGAACTGAGGTTGGCCGAGCGTCCGCGCGCGGTGTGCCGTCGCCGTCGCGGGACCGGGAGACCAGCGATTCCTGGGCGATTTCGACCGCCCCGCAACGTCCGATAATGCCTCTTATGTTGTATTCGAGGTGCGTAAAACCCTTGTTTCAGGCGTTTTCCGTGCTCAGGCCACATTCGCGTGACGTTATCGTGGTCCATGCCCTGGCGGGCGGATTCGCGGCGTGACGGCTCGAAGCTTTGCTGTGCCCCGGCCTGAGCGAGACGCTGGCTAACGTCGCGGTGGTGCCCATTGCGGCGTCGCGGATTGTTGCCAATTCGGCGCCGACTGACGTGAGTTCACGGGCGTGGATGGCGGCTGCGTTGCGGTGCCAAAACGGTTAAATGTTTGAGGCGATGTTGAGCCGCCAAAGCCGTTCGCCGGCGCACCGTTTTGGATGCCGTTTGGGGTGAAATTGGCTGTCTGATTTTGCATCGCCTCGCTGGCGAATTCGGCCGGCGTTTGGGCGGATGGATTCGCCCAGCCTGATTCAGGTTGCTGGTTTGGCGAGTGGCTCGAAAACCACGAGTTCGCTGCGCCGGATTCGTCCTCGCTGAATTGATCCAAATACGGTCTCACCACGCCGTGAAGCTCAGGCGGCATGATCGAATCGGATTCGTCCAGCACGCGAGCGATCAGCCGTCCGCTTTCGCTGGCCACGATGGCTTGCTGTGTTCGCTCGCCAAATAGAGTCATCGCGAACAGCGTGATCACGGTGCACAGCAACGCGCCTTTGGCGAGGCCGAACAAGGCTCCGATCTGGCGGTCGAATTCTTTGAGTCGCATGCGGTCGATCATTCCACTGACCATGCGGAGTGCGACCCAGATCACGAACGACGTGCCGACGAACAGGATGAACATCGCCAGAAACTGGTTCCATGGCGGCGCGGCATGAATGTTCTGGCTGAACGGTTCACGGTAGCGATAAGCGACTGTGTAGCTGACAACGATGGAAGCGATGGAAGCGAGTTGCCATGCAAATCCACGGATCGCGCCTAGCAGGGTGGCGCCGACCAAAATGATCGTCATCAGGATGTCGTAAGTCTGCATGGGCGCACTTCTATCGCCGGAACGGGTCAACACCGTTGTGCCGCTTCTAGCAAATTTGGAGGGGCAGGGCGAACAGCAATTTTTTGCGACACGGTGTTGCGGTTTGGCGAGCGGCGCCGTCTCGGTCTCGATTCTTGCTGTCTACTGAATTTTTCCGCTGGTCGGCGCGGACGCGGATTTGGTATCGCCAATGGTTCTCGGTGCGCAACCGCCCTGCTCCGCCCCGGCGTCTCATGGGCGGCGGCAGAGAGATGTTGTTGACCTTATCCGTTCGATCCCATTTATCCGTCGCGTTCCTTTGGCTGGCTTCAAGACCCATATCTCGACGAGCACCGTGGTTGGGTGCGCCTACGGATATTGGGGCGTGGTCGATCAAGGCATGTCGATGGAGAGCTCGCTGCTGGCCGGTGGTTTGTGCAGCGTGTCGGGAATGTTGCCTGATTTGGACAGCGATTCCGGGGTTCCGCTTCGCGAAACGAGCATGTTTCTCTCCGCAATCGCGCCGATGCTAATGATCGACCGATGGCGTGACATGGGTTTGTCGCACGAAGCGATGGCATTGGCGGCCATGATCGTCTACGTCGCGATTCGGTTTGTCGCCGTGGAGGGTTTCCGTAAA containing:
- the flhA gene encoding flagellar biosynthesis protein FlhA, with protein sequence MQSLTRYRDLVLPIGIIACLVVILVPLPPFLMDLLLATNITVGVIVLLTTVYVATPLEFSIFPSLLLATTLARLVLNVATTRLILTSTESGNGAAAGGVIQGFGEFVAGDRIEIGIIIFVIIVLIQFIVITKGATRISEVAARFALDGMPGRQMAIDADMNAGLIDEKEAQRRREEIANQADFYGAMDGASKFVRGDAIAGIVITLVNVAGGLYIGVMRYEMTVSEAAQLFTKLTIGDGLVSQVPALLISLAAGLLVTRSARKASLPEQFLQQLFSNPKALAVAGGFLSLLILTSLPALPMATLGASCIGLAVVMNRQNKQSEQDELAAEEAEQAAASAPPEKRVEDFLNVDPMELAIGLGLLSLADPNRGGDLMQRITGVRHSIAGDIGIVLPKVRIRDDMNLHDYEYEIRIAGNPLSKQRVLPDRLLAIDSGHTTGVIEGEPTKDPTFGEPAVWIDPIRREQAAIYGYTTVEPAAVLATHLQELARRHADELLTRDATKHLVDELKEAAPAVVDELIPNVLKVSDVQQVLQTLLREDVPIRQLAIILETLGDHAGRTKDPIWLSEYVRHRLARTISTRYRDELGQLHVIALEPAMEDRIAAGIEHTERGLFVRMSPQAVDSTCDKISKAVKKLITLGHTPVILVSPRIRPGLRQIIAGTMPRVRVLSYNEITQDTKIQSHGVVSD
- the flhF gene encoding flagellar biosynthesis protein FlhF, coding for MHIRTFRAANLQAALADIREQMGPDASVLHTRQVRNGWMGWLGRTHVEVTAGLHGTSAAGSSSTDAAASPANHDMESHGPADVRSIATGTAAAAYGANSGTPSGSAYQTVNLGGQHSPSPMHHDGAGQGGRMGSAYGNAEMTPAEALQLRLLQSGVEENTARRWIASASSFAAGIAQTDSGPQNDLRWLEHLQRAVARELNLCGPIRTQPGDRHVVALVGPTGVGKTTTVAKLAAGFRIEARRRVGLLTIDTYRIAAVQQLKAYAEIMDLPMQVVEKPEQMESALTALGDVDLVLIDTAGRSPRSDARIEQLTEFLRAAHPDETHLVLSATSSGENIRTTLEGFAPVRANAVTLTKLDETPCTAPVLAALTSSSLSAGQRIVAPPLSYLTNGQQVPDDIAVADAAGLVAQLLPHVPTTGMEAMGYETMEGYESLHYGEAA
- a CDS encoding FliA/WhiG family RNA polymerase sigma factor, whose protein sequence is MIITEDSMPATATADDPILKVWSSFKATTKDAPDYEPLRNQLVERYMQLVRYNGERIWQRLPDGVELDDLISAGMFGLMDAIDAYDTERGVKFETFCVPRIRGAMLDELRKMDWVPRLVRSKASKLATATKTLETKLGRAPTVQELSVHMEIDVKEVEKMQTEANAVGVVSLNKKWYETDSYKDVREIDILEDKKGEDPTRRVQKNDLMRLVTKGLNRNERLIIILYYYEELTMKEIGATLDLSESRVSQMHTAIVNRLQQQLGVRRLEFGA
- a CDS encoding glycosyltransferase family 4 protein, which gives rise to MRIAHVITRMIIGGAQENTLHNCQDLVHLHGDEVLLITGPAVGPEGDLLRDRTPVAAADTGPRGRAGRFDLDGLPIQLIDSLRRNIHPVHDWKAARELRRVLHELDPDVVHTHSAKGGLLGRYVGWGLKRRTTGKRPVVVHTVHGAPFHDYQSKSAHDFFVRCERWAAARCHKLISVADAMTDLMVDAGVTHRDKFVTIHSGMNVDPFVHATDHRERIRTQFGLREEHVVVGKVARLFHLKGHADLIAAAKQVADSHPNVRFLLVGDGILREELQQQIATLGLQEHFIFAGLVPPSEVPAMIGAMDVLVHASYREGLARALPQALIAGRPAISYDIDGAREVVIDDETGYLVGAGQIGPLADRIGRLVGDSELRHRMGAEGHRRFTDLFRHQTMTQRIRDLYQELCDQHG
- a CDS encoding serine/threonine-protein kinase produces the protein MSKSRDFLGPYRLARLIRIGSTAEVWEAIDEGDQKRYALKILRQSVSNDKAELASLKHEYNVGKSLTSPRIIKMIDHRVENGRPFLVLELFSEMNMKQALRKGPDSLAYMLDKIIEQAAEGLYYMHTKNWIHRDIKPDNYLVSETGETKLIDFTISEPKRTGLSKMFYKAKNIQGTRSYMAPEQIRGKLCDERSDIYSFGCVLFEACTGKPPYTGQTPNDLLSKHLSASIPSPIVYNDNVTKEFADLVKSMMAKSPDARPPSVWEFLKVFRNMQIWRKRPRRPEVSVFDNDGSMKSPEDMIKRPEQTSDEEEDT
- a CDS encoding acetyl-CoA carboxylase carboxyltransferase subunit alpha, whose product is MAGPGLEFENEIADLEEQIASLERNTDRSEEIDSAIRSLRLARVAKLKETYASLDPWQTVQVARHKNRPYTRDYLNLAFDEFVELHGDKHFGDDRAMLTGFAKLDRFKVMVIGHQKGRTYKERAACHFGCAHPEGYRKAMVKMKMAEKYRLPVICFIDTPGAYPGIGAEERGQAQVIAESMFMMSDLKTPVICVVIGEGGSGGALGIGVGDRVAVLQHAYYSVISPEGCAGILWKSHEHAPKAAAALRFTSDHLKRLGVVDDVLEEPLGGAHRDHHQMASRMKTYLSRQLSELEDIPTDQLLQQRYEKFRRIGVFLEEN
- a CDS encoding CvpA family protein gives rise to the protein MQTYDILMTIILVGATLLGAIRGFAWQLASIASIVVSYTVAYRYREPFSQNIHAAPPWNQFLAMFILFVGTSFVIWVALRMVSGMIDRMRLKEFDRQIGALFGLAKGALLCTVITLFAMTLFGERTQQAIVASESGRLIARVLDESDSIMPPELHGVVRPYLDQFSEDESGAANSWFSSHSPNQQPESGWANPSAQTPAEFASEAMQNQTANFTPNGIQNGAPANGFGGSTSPQTFNRFGTATQPPSTPVNSRQSAPNWQQSATPQWAPPRR